Sequence from the Zeugodacus cucurbitae isolate PBARC_wt_2022May chromosome 5, idZeuCucr1.2, whole genome shotgun sequence genome:
CTTTTTCATCACTTTGTGTGTTTTGAAAAAGTCAAATGGATTTTTGACAAATCTTTGGGGACGGTATGGTATGAAAACCGTCGTTGCCAACAGCAAGCGATTAGGTGAAAAAATATCAATGAAcagttataaaaattcaaataagtaactgtaatttttttagttctattttacataaaaacgtTTGCAAAGGGAATGATGTGAAACTCATGATTTTAAatgatgttttaaatttttttagacattttttgaaaatatttcaaaatgaaatgTTCCTTATTATATTATGTCCACTTTAGGCAgacttcaacaacaacacatcgcataaaattttaaatgtaaatctatattttctggatttataaaattaatacatatttattaaagcgACGCTTTCAATTTCTTAAACCCACTCATAGCAATAGAACTTCTCAAAGCATTcacatatttaaaattccaaaCTCTTACTGCCCGACATTCCCATTGGTATGCTCAATTACGAATTCATCATAAAGTCCCACCGCCCATTGTGCAATTTTCTTAAACACATCCGCATCCAATAATTCAATTATGTGTACGTTCTTGGGAAACTTCTCCACCTCGTGTAGGTGATCCAAAATCATTTGACCACGCGTGTGTCCTGTCAAATCCACCATCGCATGCCAATTGCTTTTCTTCTTCACGAGCATGTTCTCAAAGAGAAATGCAGCCACCAGCAAAGCATCGCACGGTATCCAACCTTTGTAATTCGACGGCAACCATTGGGCGCGCTCTACTTTGTTCATAATCTCGATGGCTGAGCAAGTGTTGGCAGCCATGGCGCCAAGCACGTCCAAGCGCCAATTCTGGAttcaagtaaaattttaataatttaaattttaacaaaaataattgttattttttacactCACAATGCATATGAAGAATCGATCTTCCATACAGGGCTCCCAAGGTAGTATTGTGATGGGACATTTGCTTCTTGCGAGTACGGCATGTGCTGCTTCAGCAtctgaataaaaattgaattcggCACAGCGGGTGCAGTTGCCAACGCCTGTGGATAGAATGcggattttgaaaaatgtattaaaaatgcttttgaaaaaaaaaaaatatgtagaaatttttaagaatattttggagaatattttagaGTGCTATTCCAaataaggattttttaatacaaatattattttttattttttttttcgaatattggcaTTTCTATAAATTCTTTAAGATTTAAATTCACTCACCATTTTTAgctaaaatgttttaatatggtttatttaatatataatatatattcatattcaccTTGATGATTACCGCCCATTATAAAAATGTCCTTAACGGCATTCGCGAAGCCATCGCCGTACATTGAGTAACAAAGCGCAATATTCGTCAAGGGGCCCACACCGATTATGGTCACCTTTTTGTGatgctaaatataaaataattaaatattatatttatttatttaatatttattcaaaaagtatgcacagcaaataaaaatgcatgtaCCTCCGTGCAAATTCTATTTATAGCCACTGCAGCGTGTTCCTTTTGCACCACCTCGTCCAATTTGTAGTCTATCTCCAGGGGCAATATGTCGCCGAAACCGTCGCGGCCATGAAAATATGCATTATCATCGACCGGTGTGGTGGGTGGTATAAGCGACGCGGCAGCGCCATAAAAAATCGGTATCTGCAAGTAAACAAAGAAAttgagttttgaatattaattacaaaaaatataaatatttttaaaaattttgaatttcatattaCACTACAATTCAAGCAACTTGGCGCCAAATATTACCTCAGTGCGATTGCACGCCTTCAAAATGCGATACATATTGCGCGCAGCATTGTGCAGATCAGTATTGCCACAGCCACATATAGTCACTCCCAATAGTGTAACATGCTGCTCGGCGGCGGCcttgagcagcagcagcagcgcccaGGCATCATCGCTGCCGCCATCACAATCAAAGATAACGAAACGGTTTTGCGTCGACATCAGCAAcggtttttgattttatttttttacgattttatcACAGCCAATATAACTTTAAAATAACCACAAGAGATTATAGTTTCTGTGTTTTTCCAGCAAAAAATCTTACAACAGCTTATCACACACACAATTTGCTTAAATGATTAGACGCTATCGCTTAGATGCCATGAATCATTCTCATACTTCGAATATAATTGAAAGTCTTTTATTCACAGAATTTCTTTGTAACTTCATATATGTTCACTAGCTGCATGTACGTAAATAAATTTCCGCATTTGTTGACCGATTATTGCCAGCTGCTGCTCACCAGCCACTCTTCCAGCGTACTAAATTCCAATAATAGAATACACAACTGTTAAGCAGCCAGAGCAATTGCGACTATATTAAGCATTCACTAGttaatatgaatgtacatatgtatatctctgtATTTCAACTCTCTTAAGGCAATTTAGCAGCTAGCAATGATCACATATGAACGTAGAACACACGTTATtgcacaataaaattaaataatcaaatcttTGTTTATCTACAATTGCTAGTTGTAAAAGGTGGCATGTGTAGGTGTGTATGTGTCCACCTCAACGTGTTGACAGTCTTTACGCACCTGCACACAAATGCTAAGTGAATTTCCCAGAAAGCCGGCAAAATAAAACATAACTTCTCgggcgctctctctctctttattttCGATTTACAATGTGCTCTGCAATTTGTCAGTACTCTTTGAGTCGCTCTTAAATGCCAAagatagtatgtacatatgtatgcacagtAACCAGGTATAATTTACTGCCATTTGTGAAGGATAATTTGTAACAATTTTAATGCTGACCTCAATCCGTTACAAAGAGATTGGGCTGGTTAAAATACACATAAGTTATAACACAGTGTTGTTTTCAGTAAAATGTACAGGGTAAACCTAAAGTCGTATGAGTCTACTTAATGTGATaaaacagtttaaaaactaagggattttttttacattccttttaaaaataatcacttatttatttCGCTAGAATTGCAATGCACATATGTGATTCCTCAAACTTCGAGCTAAACGATCTTTCTCTTTCAAGCAATGATGCTCTTTGCTAGGTGTTCTgtgaaaaacaattttgaaatttccattCAATTGGTCTCTTTAATTATCCTGGAGCAAGCTAAAACTTTACTTCAAAGTATCatcaaattaaaaaagtcatttaataataagttaagatCCCTTCTTTTGTTATCTTATCCTTAATTGAGAAagcatttcttctttttttacaaaatctttCAACTGGTATACAATTTTGAACTGCTCAAAACCTTCCTGTTAAATTATAACCAACTGATAAGATTATAGCATGCGATATCTTGTTTACCCCCATAAAATTCGTCTAAAtgctataaaatattgtttaaaattttattagaattttaatCGTATGTATTTTGTTACCAAGGTAGTTTAGCTTCCGTAATTTTCAAGTAGTTCTGTTACGTCAATCATTCTACCTTTTGATTTTGATTGTATTATTTGAATCTCTACAGCGCAGAAACCGTCAACGAAATGGGTAGATATGTTGTCTTCGATTGCGATGTCGGCACCGATGATGCGTGGGGTCTCATGATGCTCATCAAAGCTGAGGAAGCTTTTAAAAAGCATGCCGATCTTGCGGATTCTCcagcaaaatttgaaattatcggCGTTACATGCGTGCAGGGTAACACCACGGTCAATCAATCGGTGATTAACACGCTTCGTGTGCTGAATGCAGCCAATAGAAATGATGTAAGTATTAATGTTTCGATAGAAAGATTttagaatacatatatttatgtgagtTAAAAGTAATTGCTCTCAGTTACCTGTATATAAAGGTTGTGCTACACCAATTATACCAAGGCAGTGGAAGAATACCCAAATCTTTCATGGTGAGGATGGTTTCGGCGATGTGCATCATGAAACGCAGGTCAATTTGGATTTAGTGCGTCCGGAGCATGCGGTGAATGCGATGTTTGACTTTGTTTGTAAGGtttgtttaatataatatttaagtacTTGAAAGTTCGTTtgcttaattttacatttattcattTCAGCATCCGAAAAAGGTTGACTTCTTGTTGATGGGTCCGCTCACCAACTTTGCAATGTGCATCAATATGTATGGTTCAGAGTTCTTGGACAAAGTTGGTAAAATTTATGTTATGGGCGGCAATTATAGAGGTATGGGACTACTATTTAATCATTTacaatactttaaaaatattatttttaaataaatatgagataTCACAGATATAAACTTCGAGGAACCAAAAGTTTATCAGCTTATTctacatataattaataatatatttcttatatatagGTAAAGGCAACATCACAAAAAGTGCCGAGTTCAATTTCATGATGGATCCAGAGGCTGCTCATATTGTTTTAGCCAGTGTAGACACACCATTAACAATACTTCCTTGGGAAACCTGTATCGATGGCGAAATCTACATAAcacttgtaaatataaaaatttttagcattgaaatatagaaatatatataatgtgtTCCACATAGGATTGGCGCTTCAATGTGCTTGGTTCCATACAAACTCCTTTCATCGAATTGCTGAACCTTGTGGATCGCGCCGTTTTTATACCCAAAGGTGTCAATCGTTGGATAATTTGTGATGCCGTAGCTGTAGCAGCATACCTTTTCCCACATTTAACGGTAAAAGAGAGTCGACACTATCATGCAACCGTTGAACTGGCCGGCACTCATACACGAGGCCAAATGGTGATCGATCACTTAAAACAACAAATGGATAATGCATTGATAATTACGGAGGTCGATGGtgatcaatataaaaaaattattgcctgGACAGCGGGATTGGATGGAATGGATATGGCATCGGAATTAGGTAGAGCTGcgtaataattgtttttaaaaagctCGCTTCAGATTATCAGTGTTATTTGGAAATTattagaataaattattttccgtTCTACTGTCTACGtggcatttttggtttttatgttGTATGAATTAATACAAACTGGTTATGAATCTAggatcacaaaaaaattatacataaattaaattaatgaaattaaatgcactcaaattggtatacaacattttaaattggcttggcttcgcccacttatgggtcaaattgtaccaattttaatgaaattcatttcctactattttcctggcatcccaCCGATATCTTATGAAAATatgtcaaatcggttcacaagcacgcctacttcccatatacataccagagctttaaaatcgatctgtatcgttcactttacaatatgtaaagtaagcactagtgaatatatcgaaacagaacttttcacaaatactgccTTTATAATGTGGTATCGCCTGTCCAAAATAAGACCATACGTTTCtaaggccccaaatatcgaatatTGGGATCACAGTGCTTCTAATACGTTGCTTTCTGAAAATAatagtaaatctctcagatattttaaagaaatttagaggaaatcatttttcatttcattttccaaaatttgtgAAGTCTGGCCATAACTTTCTCTAGCtccaatatacctaatattagaggtTTCAAACTTCCAATGGACTATATGCCGTATATATgggttaatatgtaagatatctcagcaaaattaattgagcATATAAGCTTGGATAGAATGTAGTTTGAcgacaaaaatagttgaaatcggtccaggaatatcctcagccctcatatactataaataatcatttttgttttctagtcgACGTTATGTCAATTTGTGAGTTTTCTTAattaaactatatcaataaatttcgagagtataaaatgttctgttacaaCTTAGCCAATTCTTACTTTTTTCTAATATCTTCGttagttattaattaatttcgtaTTTAAAATTCATGTCCAGCATTGCTATTGATATTCTTATTCTCTTAAGGCTTTCACAAATCACTTTTTGCAAAACTTTTGTCAAAAACACATCAATTTCCAACTGGGATCAACCGATTAATATATGTACTTAGTACTTCAGTAAACACATGAGATATGAAGCTCAATTGGTCTTCATAGGCAATGTATACATACACTTTTCACTCCACGATCATTGCTCCCTTGAGCGTGtcgttttgaaattattattttacttgcgGAGAGCAAATCAGAAGGCACTCGAAGTACAGTATtcttatatacttgtatatttgtatgtatatctaacaTTGTGGTTTGTTTTTATTCACCCACTTCACTGTAATAAAGCCTACAGAAAAGAACCTATGTTATAC
This genomic interval carries:
- the LOC105211858 gene encoding inosine-uridine preferring nucleoside hydrolase; translation: MGRYVVFDCDVGTDDAWGLMMLIKAEEAFKKHADLADSPAKFEIIGVTCVQGNTTVNQSVINTLRVLNAANRNDLPVYKGCATPIIPRQWKNTQIFHGEDGFGDVHHETQVNLDLVRPEHAVNAMFDFVCKHPKKVDFLLMGPLTNFAMCINMYGSEFLDKVGKIYVMGGNYRGKGNITKSAEFNFMMDPEAAHIVLASVDTPLTILPWETCIDGEIYITLDWRFNVLGSIQTPFIELLNLVDRAVFIPKGVNRWIICDAVAVAAYLFPHLTVKESRHYHATVELAGTHTRGQMVIDHLKQQMDNALIITEVDGDQYKKIIAWTAGLDGMDMASELGRAA
- the LOC105211842 gene encoding uncharacterized protein LOC105211842, which gives rise to MSTQNRFVIFDCDGGSDDAWALLLLLKAAAEQHVTLLGVTICGCGNTDLHNAARNMYRILKACNRTEIPIFYGAAASLIPPTTPVDDNAYFHGRDGFGDILPLEIDYKLDEVVQKEHAAVAINRICTEHHKKVTIIGVGPLTNIALCYSMYGDGFANAVKDIFIMGGNHQGVGNCTRCAEFNFYSDAEAAHAVLARSKCPITILPWEPCMEDRFFICINWRLDVLGAMAANTCSAIEIMNKVERAQWLPSNYKGWIPCDALLVAAFLFENMLVKKKSNWHAMVDLTGHTRGQMILDHLHEVEKFPKNVHIIELLDADVFKKIAQWAVGLYDEFVIEHTNGNVGQ